The following are encoded together in the Flavobacterium sp. TR2 genome:
- a CDS encoding TolC family protein — MKRILLIVLCTIGLSVNAQTTLTLKDAVNYALQNKADAKKAKLQVENSEYQIQEIRSRALPQISANGSLTYNPVIQTTVIDGAAFGAPGTTIQAAFGQKWTSTGGISLTQALFDQSVFTGLRAAKTTREFYQINDQLTEEQVIERVANNYYSVYVQKERLILLDSNYVNTQKVRDIVQGQFDNGLAKKIDLDRIIVKMSNIDTDRQQVKNQIELQENALKFYMGMPIETQISMPKEEFEVVPAALTQEPNIENRTEYLLLKKQEELLVFNKKAVEAGYYPTLSLSAGYNYIGQGPEMPWFAKPEKGVYWSDFSAIALNLHVPIFTGFGTRAKVRQADVQIRELQEDIKDTKLSLDLDYRNAMTQINNNLVTIENQRENMRLALEILSNTKNNYLQGLASLTDLLDAENASLEAQNNFTRAVLNYKIAEISLIKSKGELKSLTK; from the coding sequence ATGAAAAGAATCCTTCTTATAGTTTTGTGCACCATTGGCTTGTCTGTCAACGCACAAACCACTTTAACCCTGAAAGACGCTGTCAATTATGCGCTTCAAAATAAAGCTGACGCTAAAAAAGCTAAACTTCAGGTAGAAAATAGTGAGTATCAGATTCAGGAAATACGTTCGAGAGCTTTACCTCAAATTAGTGCCAACGGAAGTTTAACGTATAATCCCGTAATCCAGACAACGGTTATTGATGGAGCTGCATTTGGCGCGCCTGGAACTACAATTCAGGCTGCATTTGGTCAAAAATGGACTTCAACAGGAGGGATTTCTTTGACTCAAGCATTATTTGACCAATCTGTTTTTACAGGTTTAAGAGCAGCAAAAACTACTCGCGAGTTTTATCAAATAAATGACCAATTGACAGAAGAACAAGTTATTGAGAGAGTTGCAAATAATTACTATTCTGTTTATGTGCAAAAAGAAAGACTTATTCTTTTGGACAGCAACTACGTAAATACGCAAAAAGTTCGTGATATTGTTCAAGGTCAGTTTGATAACGGTTTGGCTAAAAAAATTGACTTAGACCGTATTATCGTAAAAATGTCTAACATTGATACAGATCGTCAGCAGGTTAAAAACCAGATTGAGTTACAGGAAAATGCATTAAAGTTTTATATGGGTATGCCTATAGAAACTCAAATCTCTATGCCAAAAGAAGAGTTTGAAGTTGTACCAGCAGCTTTAACACAAGAGCCAAATATTGAAAATAGAACAGAATATTTGCTTTTGAAAAAACAAGAAGAGCTTTTAGTATTCAATAAAAAAGCTGTCGAAGCAGGTTATTATCCTACACTTTCATTGTCTGCAGGTTATAATTATATCGGACAAGGACCAGAAATGCCTTGGTTTGCAAAACCAGAAAAAGGAGTTTATTGGTCAGATTTCTCAGCTATCGCTTTAAACTTGCACGTGCCAATTTTTACAGGTTTCGGAACTCGTGCAAAAGTTAGACAGGCCGATGTTCAAATTAGAGAATTGCAAGAAGATATCAAAGACACTAAACTTTCTCTTGATTTGGATTATAGAAATGCAATGACCCAGATTAATAATAACCTTGTTACTATTGAAAATCAGAGAGAAAATATGCGTTTAGCATTAGAAATTCTAAGCAATACCAAAAACAATTATCTTCAGGGGTTAGCATCTTTAACAGATTTGCTTGACGCAGAAAATGCATCGCTTGAAGCTCAGAATAACTTTACCAGAGCAGTTTTAAATTATAAAATTGCCGAAATATCTCTAATCAAATCGAAAGGCGAACTAAAATCTCTTACTAAA
- a CDS encoding TetR/AcrR family transcriptional regulator, producing the protein MKEKIIAKASELFLKLGFKSVTMDDIAGEMCISKKTIYKYFCNKEVLIEESTSMVHRQVHEIMDTIIAKNFNAIHENFEIREMFRDMFKNNIDTSPIYQLKKHYPEIYQNILSIEIDQCTQCFRDNIEKGIREGLYRSDLNVEVYVRFYYTLIFHINENTVSESEAQRIELEALEYHTRAMATEKGVEELEKQLKKISN; encoded by the coding sequence ATGAAAGAGAAGATTATAGCAAAAGCAAGCGAGTTGTTTTTAAAGCTTGGTTTTAAGAGTGTTACAATGGATGATATTGCAGGTGAAATGTGTATTTCGAAAAAAACGATTTACAAATATTTCTGCAATAAGGAAGTTCTGATTGAAGAAAGCACTTCGATGGTTCACAGACAAGTTCACGAAATTATGGATACCATTATCGCAAAGAATTTTAATGCTATTCATGAAAATTTTGAGATTAGAGAAATGTTTCGCGATATGTTTAAAAACAACATAGATACATCGCCAATTTATCAGTTAAAAAAACACTATCCGGAGATTTATCAGAACATTTTGTCTATTGAAATTGACCAATGCACACAATGTTTTAGAGATAATATAGAGAAAGGAATTCGTGAAGGCCTTTATAGAAGTGATTTAAATGTAGAGGTTTACGTTAGATTTTATTACACTCTGATTTTTCATATAAACGAAAATACGGTTTCTGAAAGTGAAGCGCAAAGAATAGAGTTGGAAGCCTTAGAGTATCATACTCGTGCAATGGCAACTGAAAAAGGAGTAGAGGAATTAGAAAAACAATTAAAAAAAATTAGCAATTAA